One stretch of Rathayibacter festucae DSM 15932 DNA includes these proteins:
- a CDS encoding MFS transporter yields the protein MRSRRAWFVFGAGAFAYLVAVLDRTTLGVAGVDAAERFGISAAMLSSLAVVQLIVYAGMQIPVGILIDRFGPKTLILSGTALMMVGQIVLAFAPSLGVAIVGRILVGAGDAAIFTSVIRLTVTWFSGPIVPQLSQWIGNIGQVGQILSALPFAAILHAAGWTPAFLSVAGIGAVAFLGVLLLITDVPPRTEPIVLVPPTLRATIAQLGVSLRRPGTQLGFWSHFVTQSSGTVFTLLWGYPFLVYAIGLEPGVAAPTLTIVVVAGIVVGPILGVLTARHPMRRSNLVLGIVSAMAVAWTVVLFWPGVPPYWLIVLLLIVIGAGGPGSMIGFDFARTFNPSRSLGAANGVVNVGGFLASFTMMFLMGLLLDSLAGPGADSARLYSMDHFRLAWCIQYVVVGAGVIGLITARRRTRRRLAEDEGITVAPLWVALNDRLRRGRAGR from the coding sequence GTGCGATCTCGTCGAGCCTGGTTCGTCTTCGGTGCCGGTGCCTTCGCGTACCTGGTCGCCGTCCTCGACCGCACGACGCTCGGAGTGGCGGGCGTCGACGCGGCGGAGCGCTTCGGCATCTCGGCCGCGATGCTCTCCTCGCTCGCCGTCGTCCAGCTGATCGTCTACGCCGGCATGCAGATCCCGGTCGGCATCCTCATCGACCGCTTCGGGCCGAAGACGCTGATCCTCAGCGGGACCGCGCTGATGATGGTCGGCCAGATCGTCCTGGCCTTCGCGCCGTCCCTCGGCGTCGCGATCGTCGGCCGGATCCTGGTGGGTGCGGGCGACGCGGCGATCTTCACCTCGGTGATCCGGCTGACCGTGACCTGGTTCAGCGGACCGATCGTCCCGCAGCTCTCGCAGTGGATCGGCAACATCGGGCAGGTCGGCCAGATCCTCTCCGCGCTGCCTTTCGCCGCGATCCTGCACGCGGCGGGCTGGACCCCCGCCTTCCTCTCCGTCGCCGGGATCGGCGCCGTCGCCTTCCTCGGCGTGCTCCTGCTGATCACCGACGTCCCGCCGCGGACCGAGCCGATCGTCCTGGTGCCGCCGACGCTCCGCGCCACGATCGCCCAGCTGGGTGTCAGCCTGCGCCGCCCGGGCACGCAGCTGGGCTTCTGGTCGCACTTCGTGACGCAGTCCTCCGGCACCGTGTTCACGCTGCTCTGGGGGTATCCCTTCCTCGTCTACGCCATCGGCCTCGAGCCGGGCGTCGCCGCTCCGACGCTGACGATCGTCGTGGTCGCCGGCATCGTCGTCGGCCCGATCCTCGGCGTCCTCACCGCCCGGCACCCGATGCGGCGGAGCAACCTCGTGCTCGGCATCGTCTCGGCGATGGCGGTGGCCTGGACCGTCGTCCTGTTCTGGCCCGGCGTCCCGCCGTACTGGCTGATCGTCCTGCTGCTGATCGTCATCGGCGCCGGCGGGCCGGGATCGATGATCGGCTTCGACTTCGCGCGCACCTTCAACCCGTCCCGGAGCCTCGGCGCCGCGAACGGCGTCGTGAACGTCGGCGGCTTCCTCGCGAGCTTCACGATGATGTTCCTGATGGGGCTGCTGCTCGACTCGCTGGCAGGGCCGGGCGCGGACTCCGCCCGGCTCTACTCGATGGACCACTTCCGGCTCGCCTGGTGCATCCAGTACGTCGTCGTCGGAGCGGGCGTGATCGGGCTGATCACGGCGCGCCGCAGGACCCGGCGCCGGCTCGCCGAGGACGAGGGAATAACGGTGGCCCCTCTGTGGGTTGCATTGAACGACCGTCTCCGTCGTGGCCGCGCAGGACGCTGA
- a CDS encoding proteasome assembly chaperone family protein: MPDPADLFAIEGDLADVPRGLHLVAGLTGFADAGGAVGQLAEHLHGTLEHRTVVEFDPDQLLDYRARRPIITFDQDHLTDYTPASLRLSLAHDELHQPFLLLTGFEPDYQWERFTRAVLELIDRLEIASTTWVHAIPMPVPHTRPVGVTVSGNREDLIEAMSVWKPVTQVPANVLHLLELRLYDRALPAVGFALLIPHYLSDTAYPQAAVAALESISASTGLIFPTDSLRESGREFLAKVDEQVGSNEELQKLVAALESRHDTYMEGTSLRSPLTDEDGFVPTADALAAELEKFLAIKRPGEEPTAP; this comes from the coding sequence ATGCCGGATCCTGCAGACCTCTTCGCGATCGAGGGCGACCTCGCCGACGTCCCGCGGGGCCTCCACCTCGTGGCCGGCCTCACCGGGTTCGCCGATGCCGGAGGTGCGGTCGGCCAGCTCGCCGAGCACCTGCACGGCACTCTCGAGCACCGGACCGTCGTCGAGTTCGATCCCGACCAGCTGCTCGACTACCGCGCACGTCGGCCGATCATCACCTTCGATCAGGACCACCTCACCGACTACACCCCGGCGAGCCTCCGCCTCTCGCTCGCGCACGACGAGCTGCACCAGCCGTTCCTCCTGCTCACCGGCTTCGAGCCGGACTACCAGTGGGAGCGCTTCACCCGGGCCGTGCTCGAGCTCATCGACCGGCTCGAGATCGCGAGCACCACCTGGGTGCACGCGATCCCGATGCCCGTCCCGCACACCCGGCCGGTCGGCGTGACGGTCAGCGGCAACCGCGAGGACCTGATCGAGGCCATGTCGGTGTGGAAGCCGGTCACCCAGGTGCCCGCGAACGTCCTGCACCTGCTCGAGCTCCGCCTCTACGACCGGGCGCTCCCGGCCGTCGGCTTCGCCCTGCTGATCCCGCACTACCTCTCCGACACCGCCTACCCCCAGGCGGCCGTCGCCGCGCTCGAGAGCATCTCGGCGTCGACGGGGCTGATCTTCCCGACCGACAGCCTCCGCGAGAGCGGCCGCGAGTTCCTCGCGAAGGTCGACGAGCAGGTCGGCTCGAACGAGGAGCTGCAGAAGCTCGTCGCGGCGCTCGAGTCGCGGCACGACACCTACATGGAGGGGACGAGCCTGCGCTCGCCGCTCACCGACGAGGACGGCTTCGTCCCGACCGCCGACGCGCTCGCGGCCGAGCTGGAGAAGTTCCTGGCGATCAAGCGGCCCGGCGAGGAGCCGACCGCGCCGTAG
- a CDS encoding leucyl aminopeptidase, translated as MPLSSLEYTTVPASDLDTGALVLGVAPGPDGPRLVGVDGFDDLVAALPALGVTGSAESLTRVPSSVRAGVVVLVGLGSAEPSATVLRTAAGLAVRSLAGTASVALALPTGDEDALLAVAEGAALGSYSYTAFRHSTLDAAKAPVERVLLVTSDESADAAVLERALVVGRAVSAVKDLVNAPPSHLYPQTLAEAVQEGVEGLPLEVTVWDESALERDGFGGILGVGSGSSRPPRLVKIAYSPESTPESATVKHLALVGKGITFDSGGLSLKPPASMIGMKDDMTGAATVYAVVRAAAELRLPVRVTAWLCIAENMPSGTAIRPNDVLTIRGGKTVEVLNTDAEGRLVLADGLVAASEEQPDAIVDVATLTGAAVVALGNRYTGVFGDDELVASVLESARSTGELFWHMPLPAELRPLLNSEIADIANIKPGNTAGGMLIAAHFLQEFVGSRGEGPDAARIPWVHLDIAGPANNGGGGYGFTGTGPTGVSVRALLALAEGLASA; from the coding sequence ATGCCCCTCTCCTCTCTCGAGTACACGACCGTCCCCGCCTCCGATCTCGACACCGGCGCTCTCGTCCTCGGCGTCGCGCCCGGACCGGACGGCCCCCGTCTCGTCGGCGTCGACGGCTTCGACGACCTCGTCGCCGCCCTCCCCGCGCTCGGGGTCACCGGCTCCGCGGAGTCGCTGACGCGGGTCCCCTCCTCCGTCCGCGCCGGCGTCGTCGTCCTCGTCGGCCTGGGCTCCGCGGAGCCGAGCGCCACCGTGCTGCGCACCGCCGCCGGACTCGCGGTCCGCAGCCTCGCCGGCACCGCCTCGGTCGCCCTCGCCCTGCCCACCGGCGACGAGGACGCGCTCCTGGCCGTCGCCGAGGGAGCCGCGCTCGGCTCCTACAGCTACACCGCCTTCCGGCACAGCACCCTCGACGCCGCGAAGGCTCCCGTCGAGCGCGTGCTCCTCGTGACCTCCGACGAGTCCGCCGACGCGGCCGTCCTCGAGCGCGCCCTGGTCGTCGGTCGCGCCGTGTCCGCCGTGAAGGACCTGGTCAACGCCCCGCCGTCGCACCTCTATCCGCAGACCCTGGCCGAGGCCGTGCAGGAGGGCGTCGAAGGGCTCCCCCTCGAGGTCACGGTCTGGGACGAGTCGGCGCTCGAGCGCGACGGCTTCGGCGGCATCCTCGGCGTCGGCAGCGGCTCGTCCCGCCCACCGCGCCTCGTCAAGATCGCCTACTCCCCCGAGAGCACGCCGGAGTCGGCGACGGTGAAGCACCTCGCGCTGGTCGGCAAGGGCATCACCTTCGACAGCGGCGGACTCTCCCTCAAGCCGCCGGCCTCGATGATCGGCATGAAGGACGACATGACCGGCGCGGCGACGGTCTACGCGGTCGTGCGCGCGGCCGCCGAGCTCCGCCTGCCGGTGCGGGTCACCGCCTGGCTCTGCATCGCCGAGAACATGCCCTCCGGCACGGCCATCCGCCCGAACGACGTGCTCACGATCCGCGGCGGGAAGACCGTCGAGGTCCTCAACACGGACGCCGAGGGCCGCCTCGTGCTCGCCGACGGCCTCGTCGCCGCGAGCGAGGAGCAGCCCGACGCGATCGTCGACGTCGCGACGCTGACCGGCGCCGCCGTCGTCGCGCTCGGCAACCGCTACACCGGCGTGTTCGGCGACGACGAGCTGGTCGCCTCCGTGCTGGAGTCGGCGCGCAGCACGGGCGAGCTCTTCTGGCACATGCCGCTCCCCGCGGAGCTGCGCCCGCTGCTCAACTCCGAGATCGCCGACATCGCCAACATCAAGCCGGGCAACACCGCCGGCGGCATGCTGATCGCCGCGCACTTCCTCCAGGAGTTCGTCGGCAGCCGTGGCGAGGGCCCGGACGCGGCGCGCATCCCGTGGGTGCACCTCGACATCGCCGGCCCGGCGAACAACGGCGGCGGCGGGTACGGCTTCACCGGCACCGGCCCCACCGGGGTCTCGGTCCGCGCCCTCCTCGCCCTGGCCGAGGGCCTGGCGAGCGCGTAG